Proteins found in one Paenibacillus dendritiformis genomic segment:
- a CDS encoding alpha/beta hydrolase, giving the protein MAHVTIDTGSTTLRMTTSIHVVFPLESPHPSGSTLYLLHGAGDNASTWQRLTTIELYAAKYGCTVIMPEANRSYYTDMEYGLDYFYYITEELPELCKRMLRMNTDPERTFVAGLSMGGYGALKCALTYPERYAKAVSLSGVTDMQRRLQDPEMPPGMVKEMQAVFGPELKIRPEQDLYALTARRLEEKGALPSILCCCGSSDPFIEMNRDFAGYMQGNPLDFRYVEGPGTHDWLFWEEHLKTAFDFLFEDKNKGERGDAI; this is encoded by the coding sequence ATGGCGCATGTAACGATAGACACCGGCTCAACGACATTGCGAATGACAACGAGCATCCACGTCGTCTTTCCCCTGGAATCTCCGCATCCGTCAGGCAGCACGCTGTATCTGCTGCACGGCGCGGGAGACAATGCGAGCACGTGGCAGCGGCTGACGACGATCGAGCTGTATGCGGCCAAGTACGGCTGCACGGTCATCATGCCAGAGGCGAACCGCAGCTACTACACGGATATGGAGTACGGGTTGGATTATTTTTATTACATTACCGAGGAACTGCCGGAGCTATGTAAGCGCATGCTTCGCATGAATACCGATCCGGAGAGGACATTCGTAGCCGGATTGTCCATGGGCGGATATGGCGCGTTGAAGTGTGCGCTGACCTATCCCGAGCGGTATGCCAAGGCCGTATCCTTGTCCGGAGTGACCGATATGCAGAGGCGTCTTCAAGACCCGGAGATGCCCCCGGGCATGGTCAAGGAGATGCAGGCGGTGTTCGGCCCCGAACTGAAAATTCGGCCGGAACAGGATCTGTACGCCTTGACGGCCAGGAGATTGGAGGAGAAGGGAGCGCTTCCGTCCATCCTGTGCTGCTGCGGCTCCAGCGACCCGTTCATCGAGATGAACCGCGACTTTGCCGGTTATATGCAGGGCAATCCATTGGACTTCCGGTACGTGGAAGGACCGGGAACGCATGATTGGCTCTTCTGGGAAGAGCATTTGAAGACAGCATTTGACTTCCTGTTTGAGGACAAGAACAAGGGAGAGAGAGGAGATGCAATTTGA
- a CDS encoding serine hydrolase domain-containing protein has translation MSHVLTGFVQRVTEKKLKVLSARIRQGGRLAAQWDAGEDIRRVQHSVSKSFTCMAVGLAIEEGKLTLDTTLGDVFPQHVREGMADDPALEPGRIRLYDLLRMSSGHDAPPLWADERKSLQEKDWAKYYMSLPLDRPPGERFTYSSGDTFMISAMVQAAVGETVHQYLTPRLFEPLGMERVEWDTSPLGVTLGCAGLRISNEELSRFGQLLLQQGAWEGEQLIPAEWIAFATRKHIDNEGSIDWSQGYGCQFWMCTHEAYRADGAHGQFCIVIPGRDAAIAINSNEGDMQSILDAVWDEILPLL, from the coding sequence ATGTCTCATGTATTAACCGGTTTTGTCCAGCGGGTAACCGAGAAAAAATTAAAGGTCCTCTCCGCGCGGATACGGCAAGGCGGCCGTCTGGCGGCGCAATGGGATGCGGGCGAAGATATCCGCCGCGTGCAGCACTCGGTCAGCAAATCGTTCACCTGCATGGCGGTCGGACTGGCAATCGAGGAAGGAAAGCTAACATTGGATACGACGCTGGGGGATGTGTTTCCGCAGCACGTGCGGGAAGGAATGGCAGACGATCCCGCCCTTGAGCCCGGCCGCATCCGCTTGTACGATCTGCTGCGGATGTCCTCCGGCCATGACGCTCCGCCGCTGTGGGCCGACGAGAGGAAGTCGCTCCAGGAGAAGGACTGGGCCAAATACTATATGTCGCTGCCTCTGGACCGTCCTCCCGGCGAGCGGTTCACCTATAGCAGCGGCGACACCTTCATGATTTCGGCGATGGTACAAGCCGCCGTCGGCGAGACGGTCCATCAATATTTGACTCCGCGCTTGTTCGAGCCGCTCGGGATGGAACGCGTCGAATGGGACACATCCCCGCTCGGCGTCACGCTCGGATGCGCGGGGCTCCGAATCAGCAACGAGGAGCTGAGCCGATTCGGACAGCTGCTGCTGCAGCAGGGTGCTTGGGAAGGCGAACAGCTCATCCCCGCGGAGTGGATTGCGTTCGCCACACGCAAGCACATCGACAATGAGGGCAGCATCGACTGGAGCCAGGGCTATGGCTGCCAGTTCTGGATGTGCACGCATGAGGCCTATCGTGCCGACGGCGCGCACGGGCAGTTCTGCATCGTGATCCCCGGCCGGGACGCGGCGATCGCCATCAACAGCAACGAGGGAGATATGCAGAGCATCCTCGATGCGGTCTGGGACGAGATTCTGCCGTTGCTGTAA
- a CDS encoding carbohydrate ABC transporter permease, producing MIDRSIGDRIFDVVNYVLLTLVMLIVLYPLLFVLSASVSNPETVLRGEMWLIPKQINFDAYAKIFQNKDILLGYGNTILYTLLGTAINLIMTICAAYPLARKDFLGRGLITGMIVFTMFFGGGLIPTYLLIKNLNMLDTLWVMVIPNAVAVWNIIIMRTFFQQTIPGEIQEAAMIDGCSHMQTLLRIVLPLSMPIIAVMVLFYAVGHWNSYFNALIYLSSKDKFPLQLILREILIQSDSGDMIKLTSESAVKMKMSVEGLKYAVLVVANLPMLVLYPFLQRYFVKGIMIGALKG from the coding sequence ATGATCGATCGCTCCATCGGAGACCGTATCTTCGATGTTGTCAATTACGTCCTGTTAACGCTGGTCATGCTCATTGTGCTCTATCCGCTTCTCTTTGTCCTGAGCGCATCCGTCAGCAACCCGGAGACGGTGCTGCGCGGCGAGATGTGGCTGATTCCGAAGCAAATCAACTTCGACGCATACGCCAAAATTTTTCAAAATAAAGATATTCTCCTTGGTTACGGCAACACGATTCTATATACCCTTCTCGGCACGGCCATCAATCTCATCATGACGATATGCGCGGCGTATCCGCTCGCCCGCAAAGACTTCCTCGGCCGGGGGCTGATTACCGGCATGATCGTATTCACCATGTTCTTCGGCGGCGGGCTCATTCCTACGTACTTGCTCATCAAAAACTTGAATATGCTCGACACGCTGTGGGTGATGGTGATTCCGAACGCCGTCGCGGTCTGGAACATCATCATTATGCGCACCTTCTTCCAGCAAACGATACCGGGCGAGATTCAGGAGGCGGCCATGATTGACGGATGCAGCCATATGCAGACGCTGCTGCGCATCGTCCTGCCCCTGTCGATGCCGATTATCGCCGTTATGGTGCTGTTCTATGCGGTAGGGCACTGGAATTCCTATTTCAACGCGCTGATTTACTTGTCCAGCAAGGACAAATTCCCGCTGCAGCTCATTCTGCGCGAGATTCTGATTCAGAGCGATTCGGGCGACATGATCAAGCTGACGTCGGAATCGGCCGTGAAGATGAAGATGAGTGTAGAGGGATTGAAGTATGCGGTGCTGGTGGTGGCGAATTTGCCGATGCTCGTCCTGTATCCGTTCCTCCAGCGCTATTTTGTCAAAGGCATCATGATTGGAGCTCTGAAGGGGTAA
- a CDS encoding ABC transporter permease, translating to MKATALDPDGPVKGHSKFGSLLTQIWKNRMVYTLLLPGLIWLLLFAYLPMGGLSLAFKDYKANLGIWGSPWVGFENFKYVFRDPAFIDALWRTLYINIIKLVIQFPFPILLALMLNELRMRRTKKLFQTVFTFPHFLSWIIVSGVVINVLAYDGLVNSALALLGLPTINFLGSEEMFVPMLLLTDIWKSTGWGAIIYLAAISGIDQDQYESAQIDGASRMQQMFRITLPNILPTVTIMFILSVGGLMSSGFDQIFNLANAATKNVSEVLDVYIYRITFQSSTDFSFSTAVSLFRSLINMILLLLADRVAKMLGGDGLFR from the coding sequence TTGAAAGCCACCGCTTTAGATCCAGACGGACCTGTGAAAGGACATTCGAAGTTCGGAAGCCTGCTTACGCAAATATGGAAGAACAGAATGGTATATACGCTCCTTCTTCCCGGATTGATATGGCTGCTGCTGTTCGCCTACTTGCCGATGGGCGGCCTCTCGCTCGCCTTCAAGGATTATAAGGCCAATCTCGGAATCTGGGGCAGCCCGTGGGTCGGATTCGAAAATTTCAAGTACGTGTTTCGCGATCCGGCGTTCATCGATGCCTTATGGAGAACGCTGTACATCAATATCATTAAGCTGGTCATTCAGTTCCCGTTCCCGATTCTGCTTGCTCTGATGCTGAACGAGCTCCGGATGCGGCGGACGAAAAAACTCTTCCAGACGGTCTTTACGTTCCCTCATTTCCTGTCCTGGATTATCGTATCCGGCGTCGTCATCAATGTGCTGGCGTATGACGGGCTCGTGAACAGCGCCTTGGCGCTGCTCGGCTTGCCGACGATCAACTTCCTCGGCTCGGAGGAGATGTTCGTTCCGATGCTGCTGCTCACGGACATTTGGAAATCGACCGGATGGGGCGCGATCATCTATTTGGCGGCGATATCCGGGATCGACCAGGATCAATACGAGTCGGCCCAGATCGACGGCGCCTCGCGCATGCAGCAGATGTTCCGGATTACGCTGCCGAACATTTTGCCTACCGTTACCATCATGTTCATTTTGTCGGTGGGCGGCCTGATGTCATCGGGCTTCGATCAGATTTTCAACCTGGCGAACGCGGCGACGAAGAACGTGTCGGAAGTATTGGATGTGTATATTTACCGCATTACGTTCCAGTCTTCGACGGACTTCTCGTTTTCCACCGCGGTCAGCCTGTTCCGTTCTCTCATTAATATGATTCTGCTGCTGCTGGCGGACAGGGTTGCCAAAATGCTGGGCGGAGACGGTCTGTTCCGATAA
- a CDS encoding helix-turn-helix domain-containing protein, with amino-acid sequence MDCNKVGKLILSLRKEKSMTQKDLAHLMNISDKSISKWERGLGCPDVSLLGELSKILGVNIEKILSGELNPNEKDRGNMRHIKFYACQCCDNVMTSTGAINVSCCGRVLEPLLSKPEDDEHEIIVHEIEDDYFVTIQHEMDREHYIAFVAYISYDRLLFIKLYPEQNAELRFPKMHGGTLYAYCNRHGLWKTDKMKHGTRRVI; translated from the coding sequence ATGGATTGCAATAAAGTGGGAAAGCTCATTCTGAGTCTTCGTAAAGAGAAAAGCATGACGCAGAAGGATTTAGCCCATCTTATGAATATAAGCGACAAGTCGATTTCAAAATGGGAACGTGGTTTAGGGTGTCCGGATGTGTCCTTGCTTGGTGAGCTATCCAAAATATTAGGGGTAAATATTGAGAAGATTTTATCGGGGGAGTTAAATCCGAATGAAAAAGATAGAGGGAACATGAGGCACATTAAATTTTACGCATGTCAATGCTGTGACAATGTCATGACCAGTACGGGGGCAATAAACGTTTCATGTTGCGGTAGGGTATTGGAACCATTGCTTTCAAAGCCAGAGGACGATGAGCACGAAATAATCGTTCATGAGATTGAAGATGATTACTTCGTTACAATTCAACATGAGATGGACAGAGAGCATTATATAGCCTTTGTTGCTTATATCTCTTATGACAGGTTACTGTTCATAAAATTGTACCCGGAACAAAACGCAGAATTGCGTTTCCCCAAAATGCACGGCGGAACGTTATATGCATATTGCAACCGACACGGATTGTGGAAAACTGACAAAATGAAGCATGGAACAAGGAGGGTTATCTGA
- a CDS encoding DeoR/GlpR family DNA-binding transcription regulator, producing MFQEERLAAIMEHLRLNKRIEVEEICDLLNVSRDTARRDIIKLEERGCIIRTRGGAILPTLSKEMPTYEQRLQKETASKQGIGRLAASLLRDEDYLYVDSSTTVRYLGEFMTTKRNVVVTNSIDMAGMLAAKDEARIHLLGGLLYNGQRMIYGPRAIEMMGDYHLDKAFIGTCGLSPEGLTTDFEEESYLIRQVLRRADQVIVLADHSKFDKQMFHRVAGLEDIDIIITDRELGEAWSRQLAEAGVELLVADGGVQRDS from the coding sequence ATGTTTCAAGAGGAACGGCTTGCCGCTATTATGGAACATCTGCGGCTCAATAAGCGCATCGAAGTCGAAGAAATATGCGATTTGCTGAATGTGTCGCGCGATACAGCAAGGCGAGACATCATCAAGCTGGAAGAGCGGGGCTGCATTATCCGCACGCGCGGCGGCGCCATTCTGCCCACGTTATCGAAGGAGATGCCGACTTACGAACAGCGTCTGCAGAAGGAGACAGCGTCCAAGCAAGGGATCGGACGCTTGGCCGCCTCGCTGCTGCGCGATGAAGATTACTTGTATGTCGATTCTTCCACGACCGTGCGTTATTTGGGGGAATTTATGACCACGAAGCGGAACGTCGTCGTCACCAACTCCATTGACATGGCCGGCATGCTGGCGGCGAAGGATGAAGCTCGGATTCATCTGCTCGGCGGTCTGTTATACAACGGACAGCGTATGATATACGGCCCGCGCGCCATTGAGATGATGGGAGATTATCACCTGGATAAGGCCTTTATTGGCACTTGCGGCTTATCGCCGGAAGGCTTGACGACGGATTTCGAGGAAGAAAGCTATCTCATCCGTCAAGTTCTGCGCAGGGCCGATCAAGTGATTGTGCTGGCCGATCATTCCAAGTTCGACAAGCAGATGTTCCACCGTGTAGCGGGTCTGGAGGACATCGACATCATCATTACAGATCGGGAGCTGGGTGAAGCGTGGTCAAGGCAGCTGGCCGAGGCAGGCGTGGAACTGCTCGTGGCGGACGGGGGAGTACAGCGTGATTCATAG
- a CDS encoding ABC transporter permease, whose translation MQKERRVDEKLTKTGITTESFPVVRARRSSRVWRSIKRNWQLYALIAPVVVYYIIFHYLPMYGVQIAFKDFIASKGIWDSPWVGFKHFERFFSSYFFERLIVNTLTISLYTLLVSFPIPILLALMLNEAKAQWFKKTVQTITYAPHFLSVVVVVGMLFIFLNPSTGIVNHLIVALGGEPIAFMTDANWFKTLYVLSDVWQTMGWSSIIYLAALSGVDHQLHEAATIDGASKLQRIWHINIPTIAPTIIILLILNLGTVMAVGFEKIFLMQNNLNLASSDVISTYVYRSGILDAQYSFSAAVGLFNSVVNFALLIIVNSIARRVSTTSLW comes from the coding sequence ATGCAGAAAGAAAGGAGAGTGGATGAAAAGTTGACCAAAACGGGAATTACGACGGAGAGCTTCCCGGTGGTTCGGGCGCGCAGATCCTCCCGGGTCTGGCGCTCGATCAAGCGCAACTGGCAGCTCTATGCGCTCATTGCGCCGGTCGTTGTCTACTATATCATTTTTCATTATTTGCCGATGTACGGCGTGCAGATCGCGTTCAAGGACTTCATCGCTTCCAAAGGAATCTGGGACAGTCCTTGGGTGGGCTTCAAGCACTTCGAACGGTTTTTCAGCAGCTATTTCTTTGAACGGCTTATTGTGAATACGCTTACAATCAGTCTGTACACGCTGCTGGTCAGCTTTCCGATTCCGATACTGTTGGCCTTGATGCTGAATGAAGCGAAGGCGCAATGGTTCAAGAAGACTGTGCAGACGATTACGTATGCGCCGCATTTTCTGTCCGTCGTCGTCGTGGTCGGCATGCTGTTTATTTTCCTGAACCCGAGCACGGGCATCGTCAACCATCTGATTGTCGCCTTGGGCGGGGAGCCGATCGCCTTCATGACAGATGCGAATTGGTTCAAGACGCTGTATGTGCTGTCGGATGTATGGCAGACGATGGGCTGGAGCTCGATCATTTATTTGGCGGCTTTGTCGGGCGTCGATCACCAGCTGCATGAAGCAGCGACGATTGACGGCGCGAGCAAGCTGCAGCGCATCTGGCATATCAACATTCCGACGATTGCCCCGACGATTATTATTTTGCTGATCCTCAATCTCGGGACGGTCATGGCGGTGGGCTTCGAGAAAATTTTCCTGATGCAGAACAATCTGAATCTCGCCAGCTCGGATGTCATCTCCACCTATGTGTACCGCAGCGGGATACTGGATGCGCAGTACAGCTTCTCCGCCGCTGTCGGATTATTCAATTCGGTTGTGAACTTCGCGCTCTTGATTATCGTGAACTCGATCGCCAGACGCGTAAGCACGACGAGCCTATGGTAA
- a CDS encoding Gfo/Idh/MocA family protein: MQQVRIGMIGARGRGGIAKYWHKPDGRSVVVGAADIYPEKLEEFQQEINPDAFVTTDYRELIAREDIDAIAVTSPDFCHEEHAVAALKAGKHVFCEKPLAITVDGCDNILKAWQESGKKLMVGFNMRYMNMYRTMKEIVDSGVIGEIKAVWVRHFVGWGGYFYFHDWHANSANSTGLLLQKGSHDIDIIHWITGRYATKVSAFGGLDFYGGDKPNDLTCPACDERETCTEVSPGRLIECAFREEVNVEDNNMVIMELEGGIKASYLQCHFTPDYQRNYTFIGTEGRMENNELENKVYVWTRRSNNPRELSNRVYEIKEAKGSHGGADPNICKDFVDMILDGKMPVATPLAGRMSVAVGCAATESLRSGGGVVQVSPAPDAAVLQGSGN, translated from the coding sequence ATGCAGCAAGTACGCATAGGGATGATTGGAGCCCGCGGGCGGGGCGGGATTGCGAAGTATTGGCACAAGCCGGACGGCCGTTCCGTCGTCGTCGGCGCGGCGGATATTTATCCGGAGAAGCTGGAGGAATTCCAGCAGGAGATTAACCCGGATGCCTTCGTGACGACCGATTACCGCGAGCTCATCGCGCGGGAGGATATTGACGCCATCGCGGTCACTTCGCCCGATTTTTGCCATGAAGAGCATGCCGTGGCTGCGCTGAAGGCCGGCAAGCATGTCTTTTGCGAGAAGCCCCTCGCGATTACCGTCGACGGCTGCGATAACATCCTCAAGGCGTGGCAGGAATCCGGCAAGAAGCTGATGGTCGGCTTCAATATGCGGTATATGAATATGTACCGGACGATGAAGGAGATTGTCGATTCCGGTGTCATCGGCGAGATTAAGGCCGTATGGGTGCGCCACTTCGTCGGTTGGGGAGGCTACTTCTACTTCCATGACTGGCACGCGAACTCCGCCAATTCGACCGGGCTGCTCCTGCAAAAGGGCTCTCATGATATCGACATCATTCATTGGATTACCGGGCGCTATGCGACGAAGGTGTCGGCGTTCGGCGGTCTCGATTTCTACGGCGGCGACAAGCCGAACGATCTGACTTGTCCGGCATGCGACGAACGGGAGACATGCACCGAGGTCAGCCCGGGCCGCCTGATCGAATGCGCCTTCCGCGAGGAAGTGAATGTGGAAGATAATAATATGGTCATTATGGAGCTGGAAGGCGGCATTAAGGCATCGTATTTGCAATGCCATTTCACGCCGGACTATCAGCGCAATTATACATTTATCGGGACCGAAGGACGGATGGAGAACAACGAGCTGGAGAACAAGGTCTATGTATGGACCCGCCGCTCGAACAATCCGCGCGAGCTGTCCAACCGGGTGTATGAGATTAAGGAAGCGAAGGGCTCCCACGGCGGTGCCGATCCGAATATTTGCAAGGACTTCGTGGACATGATTCTCGATGGCAAGATGCCGGTCGCGACGCCGCTGGCGGGCCGCATGAGCGTGGCTGTAGGCTGTGCGGCGACGGAATCGCTGCGCAGCGGCGGAGGCGTCGTGCAGGTCTCTCCGGCACCGGATGCGGCTGTGCTCCAGGGCAGCGGCAACTGA
- a CDS encoding cysteine hydrolase family protein, which yields MEQGGLSEVGKALLIIDMQVMPFVWKNYGGKPLYQEEKLLENTKCLINKARKRNSPVFYIMYTEPEGSPRSENQPLWQVHEQIAPAAHDHVIIKHYADSFLESELNTQLQDYGIDTLVMCGIQTDYCVDTTVKSGYSRGYKVELVKDCHSTYDSDGLTAVQIINHHNSILAQFAAIVHSSEVQF from the coding sequence ATGGAACAAGGAGGGTTATCTGAGGTGGGAAAGGCACTACTTATTATTGATATGCAGGTTATGCCTTTTGTATGGAAGAATTACGGTGGAAAACCTCTCTATCAAGAAGAAAAACTGCTTGAAAATACAAAGTGCTTGATTAATAAAGCTCGAAAGAGAAATTCACCCGTTTTCTATATCATGTATACGGAGCCGGAGGGTTCCCCAAGATCTGAGAATCAACCGCTATGGCAAGTACATGAACAGATCGCTCCTGCTGCACATGATCATGTTATTATTAAACATTATGCGGACTCATTTCTTGAATCCGAGCTCAATACCCAATTGCAAGATTACGGTATTGACACATTAGTAATGTGCGGAATTCAAACCGATTATTGCGTCGATACGACTGTGAAAAGTGGTTATTCGCGCGGCTACAAAGTAGAATTGGTAAAAGACTGTCACAGCACCTATGATTCCGATGGATTAACAGCAGTACAAATCATAAACCATCATAATAGCATTCTTGCTCAATTTGCTGCAATTGTTCACTCAAGTGAAGTCCAGTTTTAG
- a CDS encoding extracellular solute-binding protein, which yields MRSKKWLMTTMSVLLSFSLLITACGGSGGGGGADAGSSDERLAKMNKEGMPIAKEKMTMSGFAAKFYASADWSKLMLWEEYEKMTNIHIDWETVQVDSLKEKRNIKLAGGDYPEIFFASAFAKSDLIKYGSQGTFLRLNELIDEHAPNFKALMDKYPIVKQGITMPDGSIYGLPTVFDPDFKSLFYGTPWMKKEWLDKLGLKPPTNLEELHTVLKAIKDGDPNGNGKKDEIPWGSRGVWIMINFLKGSFGLNKNGTANPNVDLDPDTGKLRFVPATKQYKELLQYVEKLHADGLFDPETFTMKDTDLTSKATAGVYGFLDGVNPEAVYNQEGYVGMPVLEGPYGDKIATNIGSPLGNIGMFVLTDKAKNPEAAIRWMDHFYSDEGVKMFFMGFEGVTYQVNDKGEYEYLDAITNHPDGLNLDQAVSQYLTWPGGYYPGMVMQKYFKGAEGLPSSVKNAEDAQPHSIPMSEVWPAFNFTPEEQDELTTIQTDIHTYVDEMRDKFASGAVGFDQWDNYVQQLEKMNLKRYLEIYQAAYERYLKSK from the coding sequence GTGAGATCAAAAAAATGGCTGATGACGACGATGAGCGTGCTGCTGAGCTTCTCGCTGCTGATTACGGCATGCGGGGGAAGCGGCGGCGGAGGGGGAGCCGATGCCGGCAGCAGCGATGAACGGCTCGCCAAGATGAACAAGGAAGGGATGCCGATCGCCAAGGAAAAGATGACGATGTCCGGCTTCGCCGCGAAGTTCTATGCTTCGGCGGACTGGAGCAAGCTGATGCTCTGGGAAGAATACGAGAAGATGACCAATATTCATATCGATTGGGAGACCGTGCAGGTCGACAGCTTGAAGGAGAAGCGCAACATCAAGCTGGCCGGCGGCGATTATCCCGAGATTTTCTTCGCCTCCGCCTTCGCCAAGAGCGATCTGATCAAGTACGGAAGCCAGGGCACCTTCCTGCGGCTGAACGAGCTGATCGACGAGCATGCTCCGAATTTCAAGGCGTTGATGGACAAATACCCGATCGTGAAGCAGGGCATTACGATGCCGGACGGCAGCATTTACGGACTGCCGACCGTGTTCGACCCGGACTTCAAGTCGCTGTTCTACGGGACGCCGTGGATGAAGAAGGAATGGCTCGACAAGCTGGGGCTGAAGCCGCCGACCAATCTGGAGGAGCTGCATACGGTGCTGAAGGCGATCAAGGACGGCGACCCGAACGGCAACGGGAAGAAGGATGAGATCCCGTGGGGTTCCAGGGGCGTCTGGATTATGATCAACTTCCTGAAGGGCTCATTCGGGCTGAACAAGAACGGGACAGCGAATCCGAACGTCGACCTCGATCCGGATACCGGCAAGCTCCGGTTCGTGCCGGCGACGAAGCAGTACAAGGAGCTGCTGCAATATGTCGAGAAGCTGCACGCGGACGGGCTGTTCGACCCGGAGACGTTCACGATGAAGGACACCGACTTGACGTCCAAGGCGACGGCCGGCGTGTACGGCTTCCTGGACGGCGTCAATCCGGAGGCGGTCTACAATCAGGAGGGCTATGTCGGCATGCCGGTGCTGGAAGGCCCGTACGGCGACAAGATCGCGACCAACATCGGATCGCCGCTCGGCAATATCGGCATGTTCGTGCTGACGGACAAGGCGAAAAACCCGGAAGCCGCCATTCGCTGGATGGACCATTTCTACAGCGATGAAGGGGTCAAAATGTTCTTCATGGGCTTCGAAGGCGTAACGTACCAAGTGAATGACAAGGGCGAATATGAGTATCTGGACGCGATTACGAACCATCCGGACGGCTTGAACCTGGATCAGGCGGTAAGCCAGTATCTTACCTGGCCGGGCGGATATTATCCGGGCATGGTGATGCAGAAGTACTTCAAGGGGGCGGAAGGCTTGCCGTCCTCGGTCAAGAATGCCGAAGATGCGCAGCCGCATTCGATTCCGATGAGCGAGGTCTGGCCGGCCTTCAACTTCACGCCGGAGGAGCAGGATGAGCTGACGACCATTCAGACGGATATCCATACGTATGTCGATGAGATGCGCGACAAGTTCGCTTCGGGCGCGGTCGGATTCGATCAATGGGACAATTATGTGCAGCAGCTGGAGAAGATGAATCTGAAGCGTTATCTGGAAATTTACCAAGCGGCGTATGAGCGTTATCTGAAATCGAAATAA
- a CDS encoding MFS transporter: MIHRLIWMGCLSYVVTGVTLVIMGAVLPELLANYGLNYTDGGLLIFVQFLGMLTGVLSMPAISRRLSRKRGVILGLLFISSELLLFFLPPWPVVIALAGLAGAGAGLLESCIGTIILVAVKEKQAIAMSKLEVTFGIGALAIPFVASFLIARGIWTYSFLLLGISALITALAWHKLSFGSTDAMLTRTVKRDGRAAPSASYSGKALPFLVLCAFFFMLYGGSEVSVVHFFPSMFIEKWGITSSQATLTVTTYWTAMVIGRALCGVLAEKLTYYRFMWLTTSGSVIVLLLLPFSPQAWAGFVISFLLGLGMAGMFAIMLIYANQALPGMTERTTSILLAANGLGGSLMPIAVGRMMDIFPVQAVMWLFFGVMLTMLLLVFASRRRKGLMIAETRHTVAVCEE, translated from the coding sequence GTGATTCATAGGCTCATCTGGATGGGATGTCTCTCGTATGTCGTGACCGGCGTGACGCTGGTCATTATGGGCGCCGTGCTCCCCGAACTGCTAGCTAACTACGGCCTGAACTATACTGATGGCGGACTGCTCATTTTCGTGCAATTTCTTGGCATGCTTACCGGCGTGCTCAGCATGCCGGCGATTTCACGCCGGTTAAGCCGCAAGCGGGGCGTCATTCTCGGACTGTTATTCATCAGCTCCGAGCTGCTTCTGTTTTTCCTTCCGCCCTGGCCTGTTGTCATCGCATTGGCGGGGTTGGCCGGCGCCGGCGCAGGGCTGCTGGAATCTTGCATCGGCACGATTATACTTGTCGCCGTGAAGGAGAAGCAGGCGATCGCCATGAGCAAGCTGGAAGTCACCTTCGGCATTGGGGCTCTGGCGATTCCGTTCGTAGCCAGCTTCCTGATCGCGCGCGGCATATGGACGTATTCGTTCTTGCTGCTGGGGATAAGCGCGCTGATCACGGCCCTGGCCTGGCACAAATTATCATTCGGCAGCACCGATGCGATGCTGACCCGCACAGTGAAGCGGGACGGCCGGGCAGCGCCATCAGCTTCTTATTCCGGCAAGGCGCTGCCGTTCCTCGTGCTGTGCGCGTTTTTTTTCATGCTGTATGGGGGCAGCGAAGTATCGGTAGTTCACTTTTTCCCGTCGATGTTCATTGAAAAATGGGGCATCACCAGTTCCCAGGCGACCTTGACCGTAACCACCTACTGGACGGCGATGGTGATCGGACGGGCGCTCTGTGGCGTGCTCGCGGAGAAGCTGACCTACTATCGCTTCATGTGGCTGACCACTTCAGGAAGCGTAATCGTGCTGCTGCTGTTGCCCTTCAGTCCGCAGGCATGGGCGGGCTTCGTGATCAGCTTCCTGCTCGGACTCGGGATGGCCGGCATGTTCGCGATTATGCTCATCTATGCGAATCAGGCGCTGCCCGGCATGACGGAGCGCACGACAAGCATTTTGCTGGCTGCCAACGGACTCGGCGGCTCGCTGATGCCGATTGCTGTGGGCAGGATGATGGACATCTTCCCGGTTCAGGCGGTCATGTGGCTGTTCTTCGGGGTCATGCTGACGATGCTGCTGCTCGTATTCGCGTCCCGACGCCGGAAGGGCCTGATGATAGCGGAAACCCGGCATACGGTTGCCGTTTGTGAGGAGTAA